The following proteins are encoded in a genomic region of Sorangiineae bacterium MSr12523:
- a CDS encoding metallophosphoesterase, producing the protein MSVKTTRIAHLSDLHLLEPHPDGSRSYGFDVRFVSLGRKLDARERMRKVTRALQAARRAGVDHVVVSGDLTETGTARQFEAVAEVFHGSGIAPSDVTMVPGNHDAYTSPDAWQKALEGPLREYAPTSAHGPGAVVERPNFCIMPLDVACHQPVTRSSGELSDDNAEALERRLRDPAFSRKAIVVVQHHPPHPHKVPAWQWIDGLRGWARMMKLLEEHGDVQLLHGHLHYTVNRVVVGGRDRIFGAPAVVSEKEDTIRVRLYEVRDGLLESAGLIAA; encoded by the coding sequence ATGTCGGTGAAGACGACCCGCATTGCTCATTTGTCGGATTTGCACTTGCTCGAACCGCACCCGGATGGAAGCCGGAGCTACGGATTCGACGTGCGCTTTGTCAGCCTTGGTCGAAAATTGGATGCACGGGAGCGCATGCGCAAAGTGACGCGTGCGCTCCAGGCGGCGCGGCGCGCAGGCGTCGATCACGTCGTCGTCTCGGGCGATTTGACCGAGACGGGGACGGCTCGGCAGTTCGAAGCGGTGGCCGAAGTCTTTCACGGTTCGGGGATCGCGCCCTCCGACGTGACGATGGTGCCGGGCAACCACGACGCGTACACCTCGCCCGATGCCTGGCAAAAGGCGCTCGAAGGTCCGCTTCGCGAGTATGCGCCCACGTCGGCGCATGGCCCGGGGGCGGTGGTGGAGCGGCCGAACTTCTGCATCATGCCGCTCGACGTGGCCTGTCATCAGCCGGTCACGCGCTCGTCGGGAGAGCTCTCGGACGACAACGCCGAGGCGCTCGAGCGGCGGCTGCGGGATCCGGCCTTTTCGCGCAAGGCCATCGTGGTGGTGCAGCACCACCCGCCGCATCCGCACAAGGTGCCGGCGTGGCAATGGATCGACGGCTTGCGCGGCTGGGCGCGGATGATGAAGCTCCTCGAGGAGCACGGCGACGTGCAGCTCTTGCACGGGCACTTGCACTACACGGTAAATCGGGTCGTCGTCGGCGGACGAGACCGCATTTTCGGGGCACCGGCCGTCGTCTCGGAAAAAGAGGACACCATCCGCGTGCGGCTCTACGAAGTGCGCGACGGATTGCTCGAAAGCGCAGGGCTCATCGCGGCCTGA
- a CDS encoding methylated-DNA--[protein]-cysteine S-methyltransferase, translated as MMAPFGPLRIVAAHEAITAIYFEHDRDTSDSEPAKRHELLDAAEEQLNEYLEGKRQVFDMPLRPSGTEFQRAVYRELLTIAFGETRSYSDIARAVGRPDAVRAVGAANGRNPIAIVIPCHRVIGKNGSLTGYGGGIETKRWLLDLEKPLLFRS; from the coding sequence ATGATGGCGCCCTTCGGGCCTCTTCGCATCGTCGCGGCGCACGAAGCGATTACGGCGATCTATTTCGAGCACGATCGCGATACGAGCGATTCCGAGCCGGCCAAGCGCCACGAGCTGCTCGACGCGGCCGAGGAGCAGTTGAACGAATACCTGGAGGGCAAACGCCAAGTCTTCGACATGCCATTGCGCCCCAGCGGAACCGAGTTCCAGCGCGCCGTATACCGCGAATTGCTCACCATCGCCTTTGGCGAGACACGTTCCTATTCCGATATCGCCCGTGCCGTCGGACGCCCCGACGCCGTCCGCGCCGTAGGCGCCGCCAACGGCCGCAACCCCATTGCCATCGTGATTCCCTGCCACCGCGTCATCGGCAAAAACGGCAGCCTCACCGGCTACGGCGGCGGCATCGAAACGAAGCGCTGGCTCCTCGATTTGGAAAAGCCCTTACTCTTTCGCAGCTAA
- a CDS encoding helix-turn-helix domain-containing protein — protein sequence MDAEGYYRALSARDARFDGAFFVGVTTTGIYCRPICPVRTPGRDRCVFFRRATEAERDGFRACFRCRPELAPGGANVDALPALVQAALARIDRGYLNEHSVDELAAELGVTPRHLRRATEAELGVSPVELAQSRRLALAKQLLQDTDLSLTDIAFASGFSSVRRYNALFSARFGKPPSAVRRGHGGRRAATADALEEPIALRLDYRPPFEWETLLRFIGDRAIPGVESVKDGVYRRTVRIDGKCGAVSVHHDPAKPVLWARVSLSLASVLMPLRARLRALFDLDAHPLIIAEHLGKDPVLGPFVMARPGLRVPGAFDRFETAVRAIAGQLVSVRAATTLSGRIARAFGETLENGDCLFPSAEVLARASVDQVASQGFPRARASAIIGLARVVADGTLVLEDDGVAPEAKIQAFEALPGFGDWTAQYMAMRVLGWPDAFPASDLGVRKALGMAPPKAVRDMAEPWRPWRAYAVMHLWTSLASGGG from the coding sequence GTGGATGCCGAAGGCTATTACCGTGCGCTGAGCGCGCGCGATGCGCGATTCGATGGGGCGTTTTTCGTCGGGGTCACGACGACCGGCATTTACTGCCGCCCGATTTGCCCGGTGCGCACGCCGGGGCGTGATCGATGCGTCTTCTTCCGGCGGGCGACCGAGGCCGAGCGCGACGGGTTTCGTGCCTGTTTTCGCTGCCGGCCGGAGCTGGCGCCGGGCGGGGCGAACGTGGATGCACTTCCCGCTCTGGTGCAGGCGGCGCTCGCCCGCATCGATCGCGGCTACTTGAACGAGCACTCCGTGGACGAATTGGCGGCCGAGCTGGGCGTCACGCCGCGGCATCTCCGTCGTGCGACGGAGGCGGAGCTCGGGGTCTCGCCCGTGGAGCTCGCGCAGTCTCGGCGGCTGGCGCTGGCGAAACAGCTTTTGCAAGATACGGATCTTTCGCTGACCGATATTGCGTTCGCGAGCGGCTTCTCCAGCGTGCGCCGCTACAATGCGCTGTTTTCGGCGCGGTTTGGAAAGCCGCCTTCGGCGGTGCGCCGCGGTCACGGCGGGCGCCGTGCGGCCACCGCGGATGCCCTCGAGGAGCCGATTGCGCTGCGCCTCGATTACCGGCCGCCGTTCGAATGGGAAACGCTGCTTCGATTCATTGGCGACCGCGCGATTCCCGGCGTCGAATCGGTAAAGGACGGCGTATACCGACGCACGGTGCGCATCGATGGAAAATGTGGCGCGGTCTCCGTGCACCACGATCCGGCGAAGCCTGTCCTCTGGGCGCGCGTGTCACTTTCCCTGGCGAGCGTGCTCATGCCTCTTCGCGCGAGGTTGCGCGCGCTGTTCGATCTGGATGCGCACCCCCTGATCATCGCCGAGCACTTGGGCAAAGATCCGGTGTTGGGGCCCTTCGTCATGGCGCGTCCGGGCCTGCGGGTGCCGGGCGCGTTCGACCGATTCGAAACCGCCGTCCGCGCCATTGCGGGGCAACTGGTCTCCGTGCGCGCGGCGACGACCTTGAGCGGCCGCATTGCGCGCGCCTTCGGTGAGACATTGGAAAACGGCGATTGCCTCTTTCCCTCGGCCGAGGTGCTTGCGCGCGCATCGGTCGATCAAGTGGCTTCGCAGGGGTTTCCCAGGGCGCGTGCGTCCGCGATCATCGGGCTGGCGCGCGTGGTGGCCGATGGGACCCTGGTGCTCGAGGACGATGGGGTGGCGCCCGAGGCGAAGATCCAAGCCTTCGAGGCGCTGCCGGGATTCGGCGATTGGACCGCGCAATACATGGCCATGCGTGTTCTGGGGTGGCCCGACGCGTTCCCGGCTTCGGATTTGGGCGTGCGCAAAGCGCTGGGCATGGCGCCGCCGAAGGCCGTGCGCGACATGGCCGAGCCTTGGCGCCCGTGGCGGGCCTATGCGGTCATGCATCTATGGACGTCGCTCGCCTCGGGTGGCGGATGA